The Actinomycetota bacterium genome has a window encoding:
- a CDS encoding ABC transporter ATP-binding protein/permease: MRRGGHFRVVVPDPDAGPIKKQTVRRVARTFRPYRGKVAVVAGVIVVTSVLGIVNPLLIKLIFDRALFGAPPSNPHCVGGPCPNLHLLYFYVGLMVAIPILTGIMGVGQTYLANVVGLKVMQDLRNSLYTHLQHMPLRFFTNTRTGEIQSRLANDVGGIQSVVTDTASSILSNVVIVLSTLVAMLLISWQLTVLSLFMTPLFIWLTYKVGKARQEVARSTQKTYADLTAITEETLSVSGILLSKAFGRQRYEISRFREENARLAGFQIRQQMIGRSFFAVIQIFFSITPALVYLVAGWVISNGGTGFGGTVLTGGAIVSFTTLQSRLFFPIGQMLQVSVEIQSSMALFDRIFEYLDMPHEIQDSPGAVDLQAPSVQGQVRFRDVSFRYDVPPEEPPSATPVSPPDIAAAAARDAPEVAAERLAGLAEDGQARREWTLEHIDLDIEPGQLAALVGPSGAGKTTMTYLVPRFYDVQRGAVEIDGVDVRRISLASLGDIIGIVTQETYLFHDTVRRNLLYGKPDAAQEELEAAARAAFIHDRIAELPDGYDTVVGERGYKMSGGEKQRLAIARVILKDPRILILDEATSSLDSTSERLVQEALRPLMRGRTTIAIAHRLSTILSADVIFVLNRGRLVERGTHQELLARGGLYAELYEQQFRGGQVEAITEDGVVLASGEVVRTGSDPGRGAA, from the coding sequence CGGCGGGTCGCGCGGACCTTCCGCCCTTACCGGGGCAAGGTCGCGGTGGTCGCTGGGGTCATCGTGGTCACGTCGGTCCTCGGGATCGTCAACCCGCTACTGATCAAGCTGATCTTCGACCGCGCCCTGTTCGGGGCTCCACCCTCCAATCCGCATTGCGTCGGGGGCCCCTGTCCCAACCTGCACCTGCTGTACTTCTACGTCGGGCTCATGGTGGCCATCCCGATCCTCACCGGGATCATGGGGGTGGGCCAGACCTACCTGGCCAACGTGGTCGGCCTGAAGGTGATGCAGGACCTGCGGAACTCCCTGTACACGCACCTCCAGCACATGCCGCTGCGGTTCTTCACCAACACCCGGACCGGCGAGATCCAGTCCCGCCTGGCCAACGACGTCGGCGGGATCCAGTCGGTGGTCACCGATACCGCCTCCAGCATCCTGTCGAACGTGGTGATCGTGCTCAGCACCCTGGTCGCCATGCTGCTCATCTCGTGGCAGCTCACCGTGCTGTCGCTGTTCATGACGCCGTTGTTCATCTGGCTCACCTACAAGGTCGGGAAGGCTCGCCAGGAGGTCGCCCGAAGTACCCAGAAGACCTACGCGGATCTCACCGCGATCACCGAGGAGACCCTGTCGGTGTCGGGGATCCTGCTGTCGAAGGCGTTCGGCCGGCAGCGGTACGAGATCTCCCGGTTCCGCGAGGAGAACGCGCGCCTGGCCGGATTCCAGATCCGCCAGCAGATGATCGGCCGGTCCTTCTTCGCCGTCATCCAGATCTTCTTCTCCATCACCCCGGCCCTGGTCTACCTGGTGGCGGGCTGGGTCATCTCGAACGGAGGGACCGGGTTCGGGGGCACCGTGCTAACCGGCGGGGCCATCGTTTCGTTCACCACGCTCCAGAGCCGGCTGTTCTTCCCCATCGGCCAGATGCTCCAGGTGAGCGTGGAGATCCAGTCCTCCATGGCCCTGTTCGACCGGATCTTCGAGTACCTGGACATGCCGCACGAGATCCAGGACTCTCCGGGCGCGGTGGACCTGCAGGCACCCTCCGTGCAGGGGCAGGTCCGGTTCCGCGACGTCAGCTTCCGCTACGACGTGCCGCCGGAGGAGCCTCCTTCGGCGACCCCGGTGTCACCGCCCGATATCGCTGCGGCGGCTGCGCGGGACGCCCCCGAGGTGGCCGCCGAGCGCCTGGCCGGGCTGGCTGAGGACGGGCAGGCCCGCCGGGAATGGACGCTCGAGCACATCGACCTGGACATCGAGCCGGGGCAGCTGGCCGCGCTGGTTGGGCCGAGCGGTGCCGGGAAGACCACCATGACCTACCTGGTGCCGCGGTTCTACGACGTGCAGCGGGGCGCCGTGGAGATCGACGGCGTGGACGTCCGGCGCATCTCGCTGGCCTCCCTGGGCGACATCATCGGCATCGTGACCCAGGAGACCTACCTGTTCCACGACACGGTTCGACGGAACCTCCTGTACGGCAAGCCGGACGCCGCCCAGGAGGAGCTGGAGGCCGCGGCCCGGGCCGCGTTCATCCACGACCGCATCGCCGAGCTGCCGGACGGCTACGACACGGTGGTGGGGGAGCGCGGCTACAAGATGTCGGGCGGGGAGAAGCAGCGCCTGGCCATCGCCCGGGTCATCCTGAAGGACCCCCGCATCCTGATCCTGGACGAGGCGACGTCCTCACTGGACTCGACCTCCGAGCGGCTGGTGCAGGAGGCGCTCCGGCCGCTGATGCGGGGGCGGACCACGATCGCCATCGCCCACCGGCTGTCCACCATACTGTCGGCGGACGTGATCTTCGTGCTGAACCGCGGGCGGCTGGTCGAGCGAGGGACCCACCAGGAGCTGCTGGCCCGCGGCGGGCTGTATGCCGAGCTGTACGAGCAGCAGTTCCGGGGAGGGCAGGTGGAGGCCATCACCGAGGACGGCGTGGTCCTGGCCTCGGGGGAGGTCGTGCGCACCGGGAGCGATCCCGGCCGGGGTGCAGCCTGA